The Salvia miltiorrhiza cultivar Shanhuang (shh) chromosome 2, IMPLAD_Smil_shh, whole genome shotgun sequence DNA window taatagataattatttgcaattcaattaattcaacatcaagtagattgaaagtaTACAAAAacatacttttatgcattcttttaaaacaatatactattttattttctaaacaaataaactaacattcattgttaataattagtaattttacttttaactttataatggactcaaattcaacattaaaaattaaataagaaaaaaaaggataaaaataacataattgtaacaaatcaatgtacaatttcaaataattaatatgcaTAGTTGgatatactataaataatgtatgtatattttttcttctatttcttatttatatacacatatacatatatatagatatataaaataaaatactccctccgtcccaccgagcttgagtcgTATTCTTTTTCGGGTTGTCAGCCGAACTTgagttatttcttttttttgacaaaaattaggcaatttaaaacactaatttataaaactaattgcaccccttatttttccttaatcacTCACTtcttaccttctctctcctattttatcactttattaccttctatttcctattttatcacttttgtactacacacttaaaacactaatctacaatttcttaattcatgtgccaaaaagaaacgcctcaagctcggcgggacggagggagtatatatctatatttaaaaaaaaaaactcaaaaattgggagggggcttaAGCCTCCCCTGAATCCGCCAGGTGTGTGATACCTAggggtgtaaacaaaccaagccgctcgcgaactattcggagcccGGCTCGAAAAAAACTCGTTCAAATTCGTTTAGAGatgctcgataaataaacaaaccaaacttgagcttagtagtattcggctcattagctcgtgaacatgttcgtcaagtgatttagctttaaaatataaattattagtagatacaacttatatttatccactaaaattaataataattgtattaaatctctaattaattttatttgttataagaaaataattaatatatttattatttgaataaaataatttattttccaaataaaataatcaatattttgaatataaatataaatttagaaagtttgtataggctcgattaggctcgtgagcctcaaagtattcggtaagtaaagttcgggattcgattcgatactaaacaaaccaaacttgagcacaccactattcgatttggctcggttcgattacacccctagtgATACCAACTCATCTGGCTTCCAACTCAGTGACGGTGAGTGTTTCTTGACATGTACTTGTTCTGCAGCTCGGACTCAGACTCCTTTCAATGAAAAATCCAGGTTCCTTGGGTTCTGCTATTATTGCTCTATCATTTCCTAACATGGAAACCACTGATGAGATAGCTGGTCTATCTTCTGCAAATTTTTGCACACACAATAACCCCACGTGTATGCATCTCCTCACTTGAGATTCGATAAATGTATTGCTCAAACATTCATCCATTAGCTCCACAATGTTGTTTTCCTTCCACAGCAACCATGTCTGTCAATATATATTCATTAGCTTCTTAAATATAGAATGGTTAGTTGATTACTATGCATAAGTAGAGCCTATAAAAACTTACATGGCCCAATAGGCTATGATAGTGATCGCCGTGGTCGAAGCCTCTGTTCTTCTTTCCACTCACAATCTCTAACAATATCACTCCCAAGGCAAACATGTCAGATTTCACAGAATACTTCCCATCAATAGCGTATTCTGGAGCCATATAGCCACTGCAGATACTTATTAGTCATAACGTCCCATAGATGGTAACTAAAGGAAATTTAATAGAGGAAAGCTTACTATGTCCCAACAACTCTTCTTGTGGTAGCAATAGATTGTCCCTCTCCAAAAATTCTTGCTAACCCGAAGTCTGAGATTTTCGGATTCAAATCTCCATCTAATAGAATATTGCTCGTCTTTAGATCCCTATGGATAATCTTTAATCTGGAGTCCTGATGGAGATATAGCAGTCCCCTTGCGATTCCCATGATTATGTCAAAGCGCTTAGGCCATGTCAAAACTGTCCTTCCATTTTGATCTGCATGAAATGAGTGTAGCTTGAGATATGGCTGAATGTTTTACTAATGAGACAATGAGAAATATATGTTAGGATGTACCAAAAACAAAATAGTTGAGGCTTTTATTCTGCAGGTATTCATAGATGAGCATTCTTTCCTCTCCTTCAATGCAGCATCCCAAAAGTTTGACGAGGTTCCTGTGTTGAAGTTTGGCTATCAGGATTACTTCATTCTTGAATTCTTTGATGCCTTGCTCTGAAGTTGTTGACAATCTTTTGACGGCAATTTCTTCTCCAGCAGACAAGTTCCCCTGTTATTACTAGAATTTAAGAGATAACTAAATTTCATGATCACCTACTAATTCTGATGCAGTAGGTCACCTTGTAAACAGGGCCAAAACCTCCTTCTCCAATCAAGTTATCCAACGAAAAACCTTCAGTTGCAGCCATAATAGTTGCAAACTTGAATAATGGTAATTCCAGATCTTCACTGTTACCCTTCTTTAATGCTGTAAAAAATAAGACAAAGCACTAAAGCCTCAGGTTCAGCTTCAATGTGAGCGCGCGACTACTTTATAAAAGTGAGCATTGATACCTGCCCTCTTTCGTCGTGTTGTCCAACGTATTACTCCCATGATTATAAGGCCTGCTAAAACAACTCCACATGTAACTAATATCACTATTAGTTTTGTATTTCTTCCcgttctcttcttcttcttctcctcattATTGTCTGACTTGGTTGTATCACCTACATATAACAGATAataaacaacaacaacaacaacaatgaaAAAACAGAAGAGGAATATTCAAGATTTTCAAAACTAAACTTGCCTAGTACTGAAATTGGTAATCGAATATACAAGTTCTGGTTTTCATCAGCGTCAGAAATGTGTCTGATGTCGATGAGATCCCCGAGCCACATCACGCAGCCTCTACCTCCATCAGTAACATACGGATTAGCAACCGCGGTGCAGCTGCAGTTTTTGAGGCACTGGGCTTTACATTCTCCGAGGCTCATGCTAGTATTTATC harbors:
- the LOC131007687 gene encoding G-type lectin S-receptor-like serine/threonine-protein kinase SD1-1, encoding MGVIRWTTRRKRAALKKGNSEDLELPLFKFATIMAATEGFSLDNLIGEGGFGPVYKGNLSAGEEIAVKRLSTTSEQGIKEFKNEVILIAKLQHRNLVKLLGCCIEGEERMLIYEYLQNKSLNYFVFDQNGRTVLTWPKRFDIIMGIARGLLYLHQDSRLKIIHRDLKTSNILLDGDLNPKISDFGLARIFGEGQSIATTRRVVGTYGYMAPEYAIDGKYSVKSDMFALGVILLEIVSGKKNRGFDHGDHYHSLLGHTWLLWKENNIVELMDECLSNTFIESQVRRCIHVGLLCVQKFAEDRPAISSVVSMLGNDRAIIAEPKEPGFFIERSLSPSCRTSTCQETLTVTELEAR